The window GAGATATGGTGTACAAGCTCAGAATCTCTGATGGTGGGTTTCTTAGGGGAATAATCAGGAAATGGCCTCGTATTGGTTGAGCCCGAGTAAAGGAATCTGAGGGGTGAATGTCGGTAAAGGAACAAGCACGGCAAAACTTTTGGAGTTTTCAAGAGAATATTGTGGCATAAGACACCGAAATAATTGCCTCGAATGTGGAGCATGAACCTCTTCATGCCTGTTAATAAATTCCATCAAGATAAACACAGACAGCTCCACTCAGATGAAGGGGCACCTCCCACCTCCATGTGGAAGGACCATAGCACAGAAGCCTCCTCATCTCCCCATTTTCTGCATGAGGGAAAATACATGCTTAAAATTCCTTCAATGAGAAGAAACAGCTTAATGAACAGAAAAACTGGATGAAAGGATATCGATCacacaaaaatataaaagaatcaATCGTCATGATGGGCAGCAGTACTTCTTGAATGACCAGTAACCGATTGTCTAAATACTTAAACCACATAGAGCGAGCTATCCACATTTCTTATTTAAGATAGGAAGTTCAAATCAAACCGAATATGAGATGTCTGAATGAGATCAGAAGGCAATAAGAGGAACCTACGAAGTCTGATAAAAAGTTTAATTGACAAATGCTTCTCAGGGGAAATTCGTCAAACACCTTTAGCGTTATCAGCACAAGCCACAGGAGCTCCACAGCTTCGTTCCCCAGTTAGCCTGAGCTCCTTCACATACTAGCTTCTCCATTCCCAAACAAAAATGTAAGAATTTACAGGAAGCTCACTCTCCAGATTACCAGGACGACAACAATTCAGAGAAAATCTAGACCGAGTGATCATTCAATGATCCTTCCCACCATGCCCATTAGTAAAAATGTCCAAAGTAACAAGACCCGACATGCCAGggaaggagaaaagagagaaaaaggagACAGCTTGAGAGCGTACGAATGGGGAGAGGAACGAATCAGCACTCCAGTGAACTGGTTTGGCTACTGAACTGAAGAAGCAGAGCAAGTCAGCAGACAGACAACAAAGAAGACGATGTTCAGTGATACGACGTTTGTTATATCTACGGGCCAGGCAGGCCCAGGAATAAGGGCTACTTCCCGTACTACTACTTTATGGGCCTATGATGAATGAAAAAATGGATAAATTATATCGGttgttcaaaaagttttataaatattttaatatggtacaaaaaaaaaaattttttacttgatggtacaaaatgtttcaaaattgttttaatataatacaaaccgtcatctcgccattgataTCGTCAAACCGACGCTGATGGTGCACAACTggtttttgtgggacgttacatgataatgcaaaatgttttgaagttatgacttaatagtacaaaatgttttacgcaAGTTatatgatggtgcaaaatttacagtcttgtAAAGGACAACTTGACGGCTTCAATAGCGAGATGGCAGTTtatactatactgaaacaattttgaaacattttaccattaagtagcaaaaaaaaaattgtaccatattaaaatatttataaaactttttggaccactagtgcaatttaccctaaaaaaTCCGGGCGAGAACCAGACCAATATGGTCCCATTTTGTAAGATGATCTCATTCAGAATATCTAGTAATTTATGTTGAACATGGTCTACGAGTTTGCACCAACCTGCCGGCCGGCTTGGAAGATCAATCCGAGCTCgatgtttttcatttttcttagtTTCGAATCTTTTTTGTATGTCAAATATGGTCTATGAGTTATGACACAATCAGTTTAGAAAACTCGTCCTTATGTCTTTCTTTCGGTTGTTCTTTTCTTAACCTGGATATAAATGTGTCGACCGGGGTTGAATGTCCGTGACTCCTTACAATCTCATCGATCGCCTCCGACCAGGGAACAGCGCCAAGTGAGCGAGTATAGGATCTGTTTGAACCCAAAGGTGGGGATGTTGATAATTATGACGTCCAAATCACAAGATCCGTACCCAGGGTAAGGCCTTTTAGTTTCACACgcctcatatatatatgtatcggAACGCTATCGGCTTTGCCTTCTAGTTCATCCTTATGATCTGACGATATCTTCTCAGTTTTCGGTAAAGGTTCACATAAAGGAGACATTGATACCATTCCAATTAACCCTTTTGTGCTTCCATATGCAGAGAGCAGTACAATGCCTTGTGTCTCCTCATAGTATTAGTGCAGTGAACTTTCCTCTGATTTTGAAGATTAAACGATAACACCAATTGTGTGATCCAAGTCCGGACATTCCTTGGACAATATTACGTGAAGCGAAGCCGCTTAGCAAAGCGATCTCTATGAGCCACTTGCAACATGGCATAGGTTTAATTCCGCAACATCTTGACAAATACGAATTCAGAAAGGTTGTATAATATGTAGAGTAAATTATTGGTTTGGTTCCTGAACTTTTACACTGTAACAGTTCAGAACCTCCAAAATTTTTACCATCAATTTTTTGACCTAAATTATCCACTTCTAATCTAATAGTTTAGACGAGTGTCAAATACTTTAACGGAAAGCTAACGTGGATGTTTATGTAGTGCAAACAATGTTgacaaatttattattttaaaatcatatttgccAAAAAACATTGTCGTTCTAGTTTtctctgaatttatttttatcctcttttttttttttttttttttcattttaacgCCTTTGCCGACAGCCTCGCCCGAAGGAAGAGTTGGCCGGCTCGGGAGTGCCCAGCTGGTTTGCCCCCAAGGCGTTAGGCgattcttttttccttaaataatttttaattttaaaaaggcgCCGTCATTTTGTGcaagtttaattaaaaaaattattaacaaTTGGAAAATTCAGTAACCAAACTGTCATTTTTTATTCGTGTTTATATTTAAGTATAGTTACTTGTTCTAGAAGATGCATGATCCGAAACAAACAAGAGGTtacatttctttccttttgaGAGGCACCGAGCCCGAAGAAATGGAAAGCTtaataaagaaacaaaaaggGTTTCAATTGGACGTGTGAAGAGTGGCCTGAgaaaggagaggaggaggcTCGTATTGCTTGTCGTAATTATTTCTgatcatttttaatttgacCCTTCATTCCGGAAAACTTGCAAGTGCAAGAGAATTTAAATTGAGTCAAATCGAATTCGAAAAGTTGGTTTTTGTGTAAGTAATATGCAAATGACATGATCATCATGGTGATATATCTTTTGTAGGGCCAAGAATAAAGCTACGGCTGCCCTAGATTCGTGTGGTGGATTGTTAGGTAATGGTTTTCCTTTCTAAATACACAAGATTATGTTATGTTCGACGTTGGACCAGTTTCCTATTACTGCATTCTCCTTAATCCTTACCACATGACGATTTGAAGGGGTGGAGAGGACTCCAAGTGATGCGAAACGGGGTCAATGAGTGAAGAGGAAGCATACATACTAACGGAGAGGCTCCAGGGAGTTTCGAAAACTCTCCTGCAGTTTTTCTCCGGTAACACCGGAACTTAGAGTTCGACGCGTAACTTCAGGTTTCTTGGTAAGAAACATTATCATGACATCCGAAGAATGCAGATAACCGATCGAAATAGTATGGGCGAAAGAGAAAAGCATAGAACCCACAAAAAGCTACCAAAAACTCACCACCGAAAGTGTAAGAAAAACATTGATCCCTTGAAGGAATCAATCTTTCTCTGCCTTTTCTATTCCCTTGAAGATAAAAGCTACAAAACCGAGAGTGTTTTGGGTTAGATTCTTGTCAGTGAAACTTTTTATGCCCCTTTATTATTCCCTTCTCTTTATTAAGTCATGACCTtcctttataacaaaaaaaattatagatatttgtattttcctaATAGAagctaaaataatttaatacaAACAAGTTAGCTTCTTGTGCTTGCTCTTCATTAGTATAAAACCGACCAAACATCGAACCAAGCTCAGCTCCCTCCATAGAAACAAATTCAAcaaaggaaaatgaagaatTTCAGGCACTCTCCTCTGCCTCTCCTCTCCTTCATCTTTCACCTAATCCTCTCGATCCCACCAATCTCCTCCCAGATGTGCCTCCGGGACTGTGGGGGGATGCCCCTCCGGTACCCATTTGGAAGCGGCCCGGGATGCGGGGACCTGAGGTTCCAGCGATACGTGACCTGCAAGGATGGGAAGCTCACCCTGACCACCCACACTGGATCCTACCCGATCACAAACATTGATTATTCCTCTCAAGTTGCTTACCTCTCCGACCCCTCAATGTCCACCTGTGACTGCAGTCAGCCCAGCAAGGGCTTCAGCCTTGACTGGGACGCACCCTTCTCTTTCCAGGATGATAACATTTTTGCCCTCCTCGACTGTTCGCTTGACTCCTCGCCCATTTACCCACCGAATGCTGATGGTAACAATAACTCTTCTGTGGTTCCATTATGTGATACCAAGGGGCAGCCAATCTGCAGCTTCCTTAACTCTTGTCGAGCGATCAGCATGCTTAACCTCCCTATCTCGACCTGCTGTGTTTATGCTCCTGTGGACCTTGGACCATCATATGAGATGGACTTACAGAAGCTGAAGTGCAGTTCATATTCGGGATTCTATAGCTTCAATGGCCAGGAAGCAGACCCCGAGAAGTGGAAGTACGGGATTGCATTAAAGTATAAGTTCAACGTGTATAATGATTACCCCGGCTCATGTTCGGCATGTGAGAGAAGCAACGGTGTTTGCGGGTATGGAGGAGCCTACAATTCATACATCTGCGTGTGTCCTAATGGGATGAACACGACTTCGGACTGTTTCTTTGGCGCATCCTGGAGCGGGGCCCAGAGGGGTCTGACATGGCATAAAGGTACTACCTTCTCATCTAGCTCCCAGGTTTCAACTTTTGATTCTTTTCTACTTCTGAAGTGCTAAAAAGTGGTGGCTTATTTGGCTAACAGCTTAAGCTGTTACGAAGTCGCATTGACATTTGACAATCAACCATATCTATGGTACACTTGACACATCCTCATCCTCGCTGAATAAGAATAACTTGGAAAGTGAAATTAGAAGCACTAGGAATAATTGGGAACGGTGGGCTTACGAAAACAGGCAGGAAAGAGATAACTCACGCTCAGATACAGCTATGGCCCGATCTAGTAACTTGAACTTATTGAAGTAGAGCACATTTATAGGCAGTTCAAGCTAGACACGAATCACATCAGCAATTACCAGAGTATGCTTCCCATATATTAGGGGACTAAAATTTTCGCCCTTCTTGGTGATATTTCAGGAATGTGGTTGGCTTATTCCCTGGCATGCATTTTGGTACTGGTGATGCTGTAGTCTGTGAAGATCTGTATTGGATTGATTGAAAAGTTGACTCCAGCGAATCATCCTCGGTGTTGGTGAAATGTAGTGTGCTTAGAAAAAGTTCGACTTTTGGATCCCTTGCTGTGGACAGAATAACAGTCCATGACATATCTCGGTTGCCAAGGAACTGAATAAAGAATCAGTAGTTTCATGATCTGCGGCAGTTCAAACTAAAATGCAGTAAATCAATGCTGTGGTTATATAGCAGAATAGTATTCCATATATCATGGCAATGTATGTCTTTTTAACTTCTTCAATATCATTCTTCAATGAAAGACCGAATATTTAATTCGTTTCTCATACCAAATGACCTTTACTTCATAAACGAGAGATACGACCCCCTGTTGCAGGTAGACACTCCGGATTTAGTAAAATTAGAGATGAAAATCCGCTTCCATAAAGTACCAGCTACTAGTGATTTTCAGTAGCGATCCTTCGGGCCAGGGGGAATCCCCGTGTTCGAATATTGAGAGCCGATCGTTGTATCCAGCTTGTAAAGTTGATTACTTTAGAAGGAAGATAATGCAATGGAATGTGATTCTCCTCCCAAAGGGCATCATATCCCCTGAAAGAGAATCAATCTCTCTTTTCACTTTCACTACAAAAggttcttcttccttttcatCTATGTTACTTACCATGCAAGCTCTTGAAACCTCTAGAGAGCACTCCCTTTATTCCTTCCACTACTTCTTTTGCTGAACGACAGTCGAAGTCTAAACCCGTGCATGAAAAGATGTCTGGgttgaacaaaaaaatttgaaattctaATTTTAGTGTGGCATTTCGCCTTTAACTCAGAACCAAAAGGTTCTTGAGTTCTGTTCTCACTTCTCACCAATGGAACTTCCACGGACTTTTATTTCCCTTTCATTCGTAACATATTAGGCCCGCAGGCCTCTTTTGTATTCGGGAAAGAACTTATTCTATTTTGCTAACAGCACAGAGATAGTGGGCTTAAGGACATTCTGGACCTTAGATTGTGGGCTTTCCTGGTGGGTCTGAACATAAACGGATTCCTGCAGAAGAACAATAAACATTTAACAAAAACTGTCTGATTCTGACAAGATCCTTCTTGAAATTCCAAAAGGTGTCAGTCCTTGGAGTGACTAAAAGAAGACCATTACCCTCTGAGTGTCTGTAAAACTGTTAAGATAGACTCTTTTCTATCTTTGTCGTGATTCGTATTATTAACGTGTAAATCGGAGGGTAAATCTTGTGATTTCTTACAGAAAACGTGAAAAAGGTTGCGACCACAAGCATGATACTTAGTTCGGAATCTTCATGGGCAGCGTACGCCTTGAAGGCTATAACCCTCATAATTACCTTTATTTTTGTAATCAGTCTCATTGAATCCGAACTGTGATCTCTCTTCATCCATCAGATTGTTGGGAAGCACGTTTTGGATCTATTTGTGCAGAAGCTGATTAAATCTTCTGTCCTTTTTCTATGGCAAAATAAGAGCCCATTTGTCGGTTTAAATTATTGAACTACATCGGGGGAAGGGATCTGGAACATGTcataaaataatcaaattcaCAAGAACCATGAGACAGCTTTAATCATAGAATAGAGAACATGATGATTAACACAACAACAAAATATGCTTTGCAGCAACAAACTGTAAAGCATAAAAAGAATACAGAAAAGATAAATCTAAGCATAGTAGAAGAAGATCTTTGACCTCTCTTCTCTTTGGCTCTCCTCTCTGTCCCGTAAATTTGCTGGACTTCAGATTCCGACCCTTCTGGTTACTCGTAAGGAAAGAAATGGTTTCCTGGCTTCTCCCTTTTGCTGCATTTGTTGCCATTGTGGCAGTCATAGAAGGAACAAAAATCAGTTCGGGCGGAATGTGCCATCCGAGTGACCTGAAAGGCCTCACAAGTTTCCGGGCGAATGTTCGGGTCGATACTTCAGGAAGGCTTGCGAAGTGGACGGGGATCAAATGCTGTGAGTGGGAAGGCATTTCCTGCGATAATTCAACCGGACGCGTGATAGAAATTCGTCTCCCAGGATTTATTTCGACGAGCGACTCTCCGTATCAGTCCCAGATGAAAGGTCTCCTCTCTCCTTATATCACTCTTCTGAGGTCTCTCGAAGTCATTGATCTCGGTGGACTTATGGATCTTTCTGGAGCTATACCATCATCCATTGGATTTGATCTCCCGAATCTCCGAAAGCTCTACCTTTGCAGTAACAGAATAACGGGACAGATACCCAACAGCATTGGTAAGCTCTTGAAACTTGAAGAACTTGTACTGTTCGAGAATAGATTATCCGGGACAATCCCTCCAAGCCTCGGGAATCTTGAAAATTTGAGCTCCCTGCTCCTCTACTCTAATCAGCTTTCAGGAAAACTCCCTAATTCTCTTGCGAATTTGACGAGTTTGGTTCATATTGACATCCATGGAAACTATCT of the Punica granatum isolate Tunisia-2019 chromosome 6, ASM765513v2, whole genome shotgun sequence genome contains:
- the LOC116211396 gene encoding uncharacterized protein LOC116211396, which produces MKNFRHSPLPLLSFIFHLILSIPPISSQMCLRDCGGMPLRYPFGSGPGCGDLRFQRYVTCKDGKLTLTTHTGSYPITNIDYSSQVAYLSDPSMSTCDCSQPSKGFSLDWDAPFSFQDDNIFALLDCSLDSSPIYPPNADGNNNSSVVPLCDTKGQPICSFLNSCRAISMLNLPISTCCVYAPVDLGPSYEMDLQKLKCSSYSGFYSFNGQEADPEKWKYGIALKYKFNVYNDYPGSCSACERSNGVCGYGGAYNSYICVCPNGMNTTSDCFFGASWSGAQRGLTWHKGMWLAYSLACILVLVML